Proteins from one Listeria innocua genomic window:
- a CDS encoding ABC transporter permease — MTAILATIVSSTLLMAGPLIFTALGGVYSERGGVVNIGLEGMMVMGAFSAIVFNLTFQDTFGNLTPWISLIAAMVVGGLFSLVHAVATINFRADHVISGVAINFLATGLSLFLVKVIYDKGQTDQIKYYFGKPDIPVLSDIPVIGDIFFKNIPVMSYVAILFAIASWFIIYKTRFGLRLRSVGEHPLAADTMGIKVRWMRYQGVIISGILGGLGGAVYAQSFTLDFGHATISGQGYMALAAMIFGKWNPLGAMGAAIFFGFAQCLAITGGSLPFFKDIPDVYLQIAPYVLTILALVGFIGKSEAPKADGVNYIKGK; from the coding sequence ATGACAGCCATTTTAGCGACAATTGTTTCTAGTACACTGCTTATGGCAGGCCCACTAATTTTTACCGCACTCGGGGGCGTTTATTCAGAACGAGGCGGTGTGGTTAATATTGGACTAGAAGGTATGATGGTTATGGGAGCATTCTCAGCTATCGTCTTTAACCTTACTTTCCAAGATACTTTTGGCAATTTAACTCCTTGGATATCACTTATTGCGGCTATGGTCGTTGGGGGATTATTCTCTCTTGTTCATGCCGTTGCAACAATTAACTTCCGCGCTGACCACGTAATCAGTGGTGTAGCGATTAACTTTTTAGCAACTGGTCTATCTTTATTCCTTGTAAAAGTAATTTATGATAAAGGCCAAACTGACCAAATTAAATATTACTTTGGTAAACCAGATATTCCTGTTTTAAGTGATATTCCAGTTATTGGTGATATTTTCTTTAAAAACATTCCGGTGATGAGTTATGTGGCGATTCTATTTGCAATCGCATCGTGGTTTATCATTTATAAAACGCGCTTTGGTTTACGTCTTCGTTCTGTAGGGGAACATCCTCTTGCAGCTGATACGATGGGAATTAAAGTACGTTGGATGAGATACCAAGGTGTTATCATCTCTGGTATTCTTGGTGGTCTAGGTGGTGCAGTTTACGCGCAATCCTTTACACTTGATTTCGGACACGCAACTATTTCCGGTCAAGGTTATATGGCCCTTGCAGCAATGATCTTTGGTAAATGGAATCCACTTGGAGCAATGGGAGCAGCAATCTTCTTCGGTTTTGCGCAATGTTTGGCAATTACTGGGGGCTCGCTACCGTTTTTCAAAGACATTCCAGACGTTTACTTACAAATTGCGCCTTATGTATTAACAATCCTCGCGCTTGTTGGATTTATCGGTAAATCCGAAGCTCCAAAAGCAGATGGTGTCAACTACATTAAAGGCAAATAA